Below is a window of Eschrichtius robustus isolate mEscRob2 chromosome 13, mEscRob2.pri, whole genome shotgun sequence DNA.
GATgagaagagaagggggaaaacacacagcttagagcaGCTACCCAAATTTGGACTGTGGTCGAAAAAGCTAGTTAATATGTGAATGTAAATCATAAGTCCCATATATGGCTGAGTGAGAAAAGCAGTCAATACAGCTCCTTACTTCAGAGTATAGTGATTCTGCAAATATAGACTTCTGGGTAATTTACCAGCAAAATTTCGATCAGATAAAATATTAAACCTCTTGACTATACAACTTTTAATGTAATTAGCTTACTTTGTGGCACTGTAGCATGAACCCTCTATTTAGAGACCAAACTTAAATCACAAGCCCAGAACACTTGGAAACAGAGAGGTAGTGAGGGCCACACCATAAATCACTTCGTCTTTAAGAAACCAAATTGAAGGTTAGTAACCGCACTTTCCTTTAAGAGCCATTCCCTCTACCGGATGAAATAACTTGTGCTTTGGCTAGTGTTATTCCTAATGCTTTTTGttaacattatttttctcttttagacaTTATTCAGTGGTCTTTGTCTTCAGCGATGGCAGAAAGCCTCACTCAACTCCTATTCCTTGGCCACAGGCTCATGGTGTGACGGTAAATGATTCAGAACTGTGTAAATAAACGGTTAGGTCACGTTTATATGCTTCCTACCTCAATTCTACCATCCTCTGGTATGTGGGCTAATATAATTTGGCTTAATACCAAAGCTTTACAATGTCTTAAATCCATTCTGAACCATAATTCCCATTTAATACTGACAGTTGGTATCAGTTAACAATTTAGATCAGTGACGATCAAAATTCTTAGTTGGGGAATACTCAGTCTTCCCTCCCTATCTTCCATACGAATGCAAGCCACTGGCAAAGAAACACAATCGCAGAGTGAGGCCCAATCTCTCTCACCATTTCATTAGGAACATTAAATCGCCACAGGAATCTGTTGCCCCAATGATCTTTTCTGGTTCCAATCCTCTCTCAAAGCCCCGAGCGATATCATTGCTCTGCTATAAATAGAAGATGAAGAAAGGTTACAGCTTGGAGATAAGAGTAAAAAACCTCCCCATTTCTCAGCTCAACAAAGCACAACCTAAGTTAATATCACCGGATACCATTTTTGTCACCCAATTCATAAAGTTCTTAGAACTTAAGTACAATACTGGGTCAGCCAGTGACAATAATGCTAAGAGATATTTTTGCAGGAAGATGCAGTTGTCCTTCAAGTATTCCTTCAAAGGATTAGGAGTGGTCCTTAAAACTTCGTAATATCCCTTAAAATATTCTGGAGTCATCATCTAGGAACTTCTCTAATCCCCTAATCTAATCTCCTTGATATGATAAATGGACTACCCCTAAACTGTTGCTTCTGAGATGATAAACAAGCCCACCTGAACTAaatcctttttcattttataaacttCAAATATACCACCTCTCAATCTTTATTTTCTAGACTTTTAGTTCACCTAACACTGACcaatatttttaatacttcttttcACATAGTCATCTATATTtatgaaagaaaagagataagAATGATTCAAGGCACTACCATAAAATAGCAAATTTCTTTCAGCGCTCACATACTGTAATACCCACACACTTGGGGAAGAGGCCCTGATCTGTGCCTATCCCCTCCTGATGGGGATAGGTCGTTAGCTTTAGAGGGCAGAACTGGACAGTGATTTAAAACAAACTGATAATTCCGTAGGGGATTATTCAAACTTGGTCAAACTGCAATCTAGATAAGGAGCATAGGGTCTGATTCAGGTGTGATGGCACTGGTGAGAGCAAAATGGTGAAATTTTATACAAACCaggtaattttaaaaacctcattATGGAGGCTAATGCCACTTATCTAGTGgcaacacaaaaaaagatttcagaaggACTGCCCAAGTGAACTAAACCACTGTCTGattttcatgataaaatctcTTTGATCTGACATTCACCTTGCTTTCTTCTGAGAAATACATTCAGCGTCCAGGTGGTCCCCAAAGATACCAGAACCCCCACTGGGAAGGAAATTCCATGCATGAATCAGGGGACATACAGACTCAAAAGCATAGCCTCTTTTGGGGGGGTGCTTAAAGGGAGGAGGTTCCCAGATGTGCACACAGCTGCTCACAGCTGGAATGCTGGTGCACAAACTAAGTCGTAAATCATAGCTGGCGGCTGAAAACAGTTTGCCAcatagggagggaagggaagaaaattgTTCACGCTGCTGAAAAGGAGCCGAGGTGAGGAAAATGCTAAAATCATTACACAGGCAGTAATCTTAAATCAGGCATAATGCCGACTAACAAATTTCTTCTGCAGTGGTCTAAAGAAAGAAACGAAATCCCCTCCTGCACCTTTAAGATATACAATCACCTATCTTCCCAGCTGCCTACCTGACAGCCGCCAGCACTGCTGAGAATGCTGTCGGGGCCCCAGATGAACATTACAATGTAAGGGACACGTGGGGTGGTTCTGAAGGTCAGCAGCATCAGAACCTGGCCTAGGAACAAAACTCTCTGCACTGGCCAGCGTCTCAAAGCCAGGTCGCTCCTTTTGAAAAGGACAGAAGCCTGAGGTTGAGGCAATACACACTATATGTCACAAATAGCTACAGAAGTCTTATGCTGTgttgttttttggtctttttactTAGCTAGAAAATGAATCAAATGACAAGAGCCAGAATACaaagggctaaaaaaaaaaaggaaaaaagaaagaaacaagtctTAGCGCCTTAGAGAAGGGAAGGCATTCTCAAATTATTTACCAGTAGACTGTATCACAATGATATATACACCTCACCAGAATAgggtagtttaaaaaataagattgtaAAACGTAAAATTAACTAGGGAAACAAATAAGGAGACAAACAAAAACCTAGAGTCCACTTTCACTGGCAGCCTCCAATCTTTCACTCTTATTTCGATTCTTTTTGGAAAGCTGGTCTCCCATTTTCTTTCCTCAGGAGACCAGGAATCACTTGTGTTAAGTCTCTAGAAAATACTGATGCCTAGGTCCGACCCACAGAAATCtgaatttaattggtctggggtgcaTCTTGGGCACTGGAGGTTTTTGAAGCAACCCCCCAGTCCCCTGCCATGATCCTAATGTGCAGCAAGGGCTGAGAACTGATGCTCTGGAAAGATGGGTATCCAAGGAgaatgaagataaataaggatGCTTATGGCAGTGATGCTAGAAGATTCAGAAGCAGACTTacgcttttattttattaaactttaaGGGTACAGTACATCCTTCACTACAAAAGGCTTCACAAccttgaaataaatgaaaggagTGGAAGCTGAGGGGTggggtatgtgtatatgtgtgcccAGATGGAAaagatatatatgaaaaaagGAGAGAGGCAATAACTGCTTATGGCTAGTTACTTGAGAGCTAAAATTCAGAAGAATTAAGGCAACTGAATCAAACCAAAATTTCATAAACACATTTTTCCAAACTGAACAATAAGAAGATTCAAAAGGAAgatgaaaattaatttatttagagtatataaaaatataataggaTCAAAAGAGAATATACatgccactgaactgttcactttaaaatggttaattgtattttatgtgtatttcaccttaatttaaaagaagaaagactaTAAAGGGTTGAAATTAAGTGCTACCTTTGGAACAAAAGAAAAGTGAAGCTTTTAAAAAGCTCCTTTATATCCTTAAAAAATTCACCAAAGACTCTCCCTCTCTAAGATAATTAGCTACTTATTCATGGATAaggcacagagtggctgaatgttTTACGGGATTTATTTTTGCCACCCTAACGCAATTCAGCGAACACATATTACGTTTCTCACTCATCCAGGAGGGGGCGCTGTGGTCGATCAACATGTCTTCCTGGAAGCTCTTTTGTTCAACAATTTACTTTGCAGGCCATCCTTAGAAcagaaataaccaaaataatGCCCTTGTTTTGGGAGGAGGGGTATTGGGGGAGGCAGAATAATAGTTTGCGgggggaaaaaggagaaataaagcttacctctctcttttttttggatttgatatCATCAGCACTGTTTGAGAAATTGGATTTCCTCTTGTTACCTTCTGACTTCTCCCTGGGTTTGTTATTTTCACCCTCCTTCATCTTCTTATACTTTTTCATAAACTCAGAAATTAGCTCAGGGCAATCCAAGTTTTTCTCAGGTTCCCAAGTATTGTGCTCCCTGGGCaagaagaatggagaaaaaaggaaagaaatgaggggggcggggaggagcggGAATCCaatgcctttattttaaagacaagtaggcaaaaaggaaagaaaccctATGCTTAAAGGAGATAACAAATTTGATCCTAGGAATCTaaccaagagaaaaaatatatccaCAAAAAAAACTTGCACACAATTACTTATAGCAGCAGTTTAACAGCCAAAGAcagaaaacaattcaaatgtctatcaattggtgaatagataaacaaaatgtggtatatccatacaatggaatactatttagcaacACAAAGGAACACAATAttaatatatgctacaacatggaagaacctcAAGAACATGctaagtgggcttccctggtggcgcagtggttaggaatatgcctgccaatgcaggggggacacaggttcgagccctggtctgggaagatcccacataccgtggagcaactaagcccgtgtgccacaactactgagcctgcgctctagagcctgtgagccacaactactgagcccgcgtgccacaactactgaagcccacacgcctagagcccgtgctccgcaacaagagaagccactgcaatgagaggcctgcgcactgcaaggaagtgTAATCCCCccccactgcaactagagaaagcccacccgtagcaacgaagacccaatgcagccaaaaataaataaatttatatatatatgtataaaaaaagaacatgctaagtgaaagaaaacatatgcaaaagACTATACATtgtctgattccatttacatgaaacctctaggaaaaagacaaatttaaaaacagaaagcagatcaggggTTCCCTGTGGCTAGGGCTTGGgattaaatacaaatatttaggTTCAAGGGAATTCTGGGAGGTtacagaaatgttctaaaactggagcATGCTGATGGTTGCAtactctgtaaatttactaaaaatcactgaattttaTACTCTCAATAAATAAATCCTATGGTATGTaacttatacctcaataaagccgtTAAAACACTCAAATATAAGTTCTGCTTTGTAAGTGGCAAAATAACGTGATTTCATACATATAATCATCTATGCAAATGCTGAAGAGAAGACAATCTAATTCTAAATGCACTCCAGTTTATACTAACTTAAATATGTTACTTATATTTTGAAGAAATGCCAACAAGTTATTGGaagattaaaataattagaaaagaggCAGTAAGGGCTTAAATCATTAGAATATAGAcaaaccataaaaaggaaaagactcaAAACTGGAATTCGGAGTGCATTAATTCAACGCTCTGGATTCAACTTATGGATACTAGGTAGTCAAAATACATTTGTATATTAATAAGCAAAAACAATCCAAATTAAAAAATTGTGTCTAATTAAACTTGGATCAAGGGAGTCCTACTATGAGGAAAACAAATAGTTGGTATTCACAAAGCTGTTCTCTGTATCCCCAGCATGGGTTTTAGAAAACCAAACCACCAACTACCATCCGCAGTTTATGGAATCAAAGCAAGAAATGTCTCTACACGGGAAAAACTAGACCAGGCATCCTCTTCACTCCTAGCCAGTGGCAGAGGTTCTTTTGGTTATATAGTAAGAATTAGGTACATTAAGATGTATCTGTAAATATATCATAGCAGTTTCTATAATCCCTTCATCGACTGAGgaaacattttttacatttatgcACCATTCATTTTAGAtcctttattgtttttgttttttgaataagGTATCTTTAAATTGGAATGGTTTGAACACATGCCATAATGACTCAACTAAGTAGCACAATGATGGGAAGATCTGAGATATTTACTCTAGACTTCAACTTTCTGCAAAAAGAGCTTAAGaatgaaacaaaatttatttctaaatcatTTGAGCCAAAACCGGAAAAGCCTCTCCCTCATAGCTCTTCtttcagcaaaaaaacaaaaaaaacaaaaaaaatttcctcATACAATAACTTTCTCCTAAATCCACAGAATATATATGTAAGTTTACTATCCCAGGAGAAATTAAGGCACGAAAATCAAGAGACGTGCCAACACTGTAGCATAATAAGCAAGCAGATGCAGAGGTAGGAGAGAATCTCTGTTGCTAGCAAGGAAAGCCAGTCTTCTAATGAGATTATTTATCCCTTTTCCTACCATATTGGTATTGTTATTTCTACATCAATCAATTTTCACCCAAAAGATAGCACGGTATAATTTATAAAGAATCTGGGTTTTAGCGCCAAAGAAATCTGATGCTGGGTCCTTGTTTCAGCACATACCAGTGCTGTTATCTTTGGCAAACAACtaatttcctcatatgtaaactgAAAATACCTCTAAAggctgttatgagaattaaagagAGAGAACACATGAGGTAGAATATGACCACTGCCTAGTAAACAGTAGGTACTTAGTTGTAGACAATGCTGAAGGGGCACAATCTGTTCCGGTCTTTAATAATAAACTCTGGATATTTCTGACAAAGTAAGGACAAATGTTTaatctgggacttccttggtggtccagtggtaaagaatccgccttccaatgcagggacgcGTGTTTGAtccgtggttggggaactaagatcccgcatgctgcggggcaaccaagcccgtgcgccacaactactgagctcgcacgcctcaacgagagagcccgcgtgccacaaactacagagcccacatgctctggagcccgcgcaccacagctagagagaagcccacgcagccCAATGAAagacccgcgtgccacaactaagacccgacgcagccaaaaaaaataagtaaatactaaaaaaaaaaggtttaatccATCTACCCTAaaccttttctttccctcttttatgTATGTAAGGTACCAGTAGCTCAATTATATAGTCTTGAAATTCTTCAAATTGCCCAACAATTTCCAGTGGTGATTCAATGGGCCAAATAAATACCCTCAAAGTCTTTAGGTgtattttaattcctttctcaTGGTGCTCTAGGTCTCTCAAATTCATAGCTCACATCTCTAGAAGATGTTGTGATACCACTACTCTTTAGAAATATGGAGGGCACATTCCGATTGCTGTGCTACCCACATttagtgctgtgtgtgtgtgtgctacagATGCTAAGCATCGTGCAGTGCATAAACTGCCCCACCTAAAACACCAACAGTGCTCCACATGAGAAACTTGATTCCCATAGTAACATAACCTTAAATATATTCTGAAGGCTCCTGATCATAACTTTGTCCAAAGGTACTGGCAAAACATTCaatcttttattatatttaagtcTCACACTTCAAAGTTGTGATGTTCAGTATGGTTAactactagccacatgtggctaatgagcatttgaaatgtggctactgtGAACTGAGACGTGCTACAAAAGGTAAAATATACATCAGATTTTGAATTCTTAAGcatgaaaaaataatgtaaaattttatcaataatttttgtattaattaattttgaaatagcGTTTTGATGTAGTGtgcttaataaaatatattattaacattaattCCACTTTTCCTTAATGTAGCCACcataaaatttgaaattacatatgtggcttgcattacaTTTTTATTGGACAGCACCACTCTAAGGAGCCTAAACCAGTTCCTAAAAGCTCACTGGAGTTCAGAGAAACCCATTCTTTGTTATCAGGCATCCTGGGAAGAGAATTAATGAGAAATTGAGGCAAAATGCCTAATGATCACACAGCTTCATGTATTTCACTTTTCAAGCTACCTCTCCTATGCTTGTGTGTCTAGTTCTACTTATTCCAAAGGAAAGAATAACCTACTTTAGCACTTCAACATAAAGTCAGTTACTGCCTAATTCTGAATAGTCAACACTTCAGTACCATTCTTAAAGCTCATTGacataaaaatttataataataaaagataaattgAGAGATAAAGGGATagattatattaaaatgttaactgtAGAAACTAGGTGGTGTGTATCTGAGTGTTCACTCCATTTCTTTTGCCTCAGCtgtatgtatatttgaaatttttaaaaataaatattggggGAAAAATGTGGTCTCAGATTTAAGTCTCTCATTAAGATGAGTGTTTCATCCTAGGACAATCTTGAGGTCCAAGGATCATTATCGAAAGCTATGGGCTATGGGATCAACTACGACTTCTTCTGCTTAAATGTATGTGTTTTCGCTTAGTTACATCCAAAAGAATAGTAACAGTAGCAGTTTATACTTACACTGAGCTTATGTGTCAGGCTCTACACATCTCCCCAATGTCTCTATGATATATACTATTTCTTATCCCTATTTtattgaggaagaaaaaagattaagGAACTtcaccaaggtcacccagctcatATCATAAGTGGTAGAGCAAGAATCTGGACCCAGGCAATCTGGCCCCCAGTCTATGCTCCTAACCAGTTCATTATACTGCCTCTCAAAAGCATTCTCATTAGAACATCAGCTCCAAGAAGGGGGAGATTTTGCTTAGTTTATTGCTGTGTCTTCTGACTCTTAGAAAGGAGTGCAGGTGGTGAAAGAAAAAGATGGTGATGGTTCACAGGGAAATGTCTGTGTCTGTCTACCTGCGCAGAGTCCCAAAGCCTGAGAGAAGGCACTTACTCGGAAAAGCCTTTCCACTTCAGTAGATATTCCACTTGCCCCTTAACCACACGCCTGTCTAGCACCTTCTCCACGACATACTCCTCCTCATCCTCTGAAGAAGAACTGTCAGCTGTCCGCTTGGTTTTCTTTCCCATGTCTCACGCTGTTCCACCTGAAAGACTAAGGCCACCGGGTTCCTGCAAATGGGAAGGACAAAAATGGTCAGAATCCACGTGAGCAGTTAAAACTCTGTCTCTTCTTGATGGGATGCAGGGGGTATAACACGAAGTTGCCATGTACCTTTTTCTTGTGTCTTAAAGCATCCTACAGATGAATGAGTCCTAAGAGtttaatcaaaaatgggcagatcccCACTTTCTCAATTACAACTTTCTCTTCAGCTAACAAGATCAAAATTATTAGGTGGCACAATTATCTAACTCCTCTAATTTCAGATTCCATAAGACAAGTAATGTATGGGATTTTACTCCTAGCTAATTCTGTAACTGTTTACAAGTCATAAACTCAAAGACAAGTATGGAAAATCTTCACTTAAAAGAACCGTGATAGAATTAACACATTTCCCTCCAAAGTTAATAAggttttttataaaaatggaaaaaaaaaaaaagaaaataagaaaagccaCCAAAATCTAACTTTCCTCTGCTCTGAGCATCCTGAACAGTCTCTTAGCAGCACAAAAAAAGTCCTGCTCAGGCACCTTTCACCACATTTTCAGTGACTCAGTACATTTCCCTTAAACAAACTGAGCTTGTCCCTTCTGAGCATCCATCAGCTCACAAAAGCAAGGCTGACATCTCAAACACATTAAGCTTCCCCTTTCatttggggatgggagggaggcaggaaggagaaaaagattttttagtCCTAAAAATCAAAATTAGTCATTGAGTTGTTCAATAATTCTTAAGGCTCAACTAATCCAATTATTAAGGAGGTACCTCTCCTCTTAACTGGAGTTGACTTTGGgccaaaggaagaggaggaggaaaaagaagtctGGTCCCAGACTCACATCAACATGAAGCCTCAAAACACAGAGGAACCATTCATAGGCCCAAGGAAAGCTGAAGCAAAGCAACACAAATGGAAATTGAGTTAAGCTCAGAAATATGCACAACCAGGGGTACTCAACAGAGAATCTAGTTTTTTAAATTCCCACGTTGTTGTTACCATAATCATTTTTAAGAATTCTTCCTTAACCATGTTAAATGGCGCCTAGAGTCTGGATTACAGAGTAGCAGGAACTGTTTTCTTAGCTgaactcttatttttattttgctgtaaCCTTTAAAGCTTTTTTTCAGCACTAAAAATATTTCCATCCGGATCAGAAGACCACCCCAGCAATAGGGAAGGTCACTACTGATCTCCGAATTTTGTTCGAGTAGCATAAAAAGTTGCATTTATCAATTTACTTCAAATTAGCAAATTTTAGGGAATTATTCCCAGAATATACAGTTGGAAACCATACCTCCAGAACTTACTAGCAATAGGTCTGCCCACCCAAAAAACCGTACCCATTACTGCCTCGTAATAAAACTATGTCTTCATTAACATACTTTATTTGGAAGacggggtgggaggatggggtaATGTAGGTGAGgggtttcaaaataatttttccatgaATTCAGGGGACAGCCCTaagcttcaagaaaaaaaatc
It encodes the following:
- the CBX5 gene encoding chromobox protein homolog 5 encodes the protein MGKKTKRTADSSSSEDEEEYVVEKVLDRRVVKGQVEYLLKWKGFSEEHNTWEPEKNLDCPELISEFMKKYKKMKEGENNKPREKSEGNKRKSNFSNSADDIKSKKKREQSNDIARGFERGLEPEKIIGATDSCGDLMFLMKWKDTDEADLVLAKEANVKCPQIVIAFYEERLTWHAYPEDAENKEKETAKS